The following DNA comes from Candidatus Aminicenantes bacterium.
AATGGGAAACCCCGGCTCCGCCTGAATTTTCGGGCGGTATCGGAGAAAAAGGGGAAAAACTGCTCAAGGAAATGGTCAAAAGCGGCAAAACCCTGATTTTCATGGACGATTCCTGCAATTACGCCATCAACAAGTTCAAGATGCCGGTGACCAATATCATGGAAGAGAACAGCAAGGTAACGTGCCCGGGCTCCTATCTGCGCGTGGACGTGAAGGAGTCGCCATTGACGGCAGGCATGGAAAAAACAGCCGCTGTTTTTTTCAGGTCCAGCCCGACCTTTGAAACATCGCCGCCCAGATCGGCCAACGAAAACCGCTCTACGCCGCTGGTCTTTCCCGAACGCGACCTGCTCCTGTCGGGTTGGCTGGAGGGCGAAAGCGAGCTGGTGCGCAAATCGCTGCTGGTCGATTTCCGCCAGGACAAGGGGCGGATCATCCTTATCGGCCCCGACCTCATCCACCGCACCCACAGTGAAGGCACTTACAAGATCATGTTCAACGCCCTGCTCGGCGCCGCCGAAGTGCAATAACCGAAAAATGGTCCGCTGCCGGTTCAGCCAGGGAGTTTTTCGCGACGTCCGCGACTGAGCACATCGCGTCTACGGCGATGATGGGTGATCGCCCGCCGGTGGACCTCATCGCGTATGTTTTGGAAAAGGAACTTGGCCGGCGAACCGGGAGCGAGGACCAAGGAAGATCCGTCTTCCATGAAAATCCGCTCTTCGCCCTTGGCCAGGGCCAGCAAATCGCTGCGCAGCCTCAACTTTTCCTTAACCTGGCGGGCCGCGGCCATTTGCGGCCGTCCGCCGTCGATCAGCAATAGGTCCGGTTGCTCCCGCCATGATTTCAATCGCTTCTCCGCTGCGTTGAAATCATCCGGCGGGTCAACCCTGTGGGGCTGATCTGTTTCGCTAGCGAAGCGCCGCGAAAGAACCTCCTTCAAGGCACCGGTATCGCCGCCGCCGGCACCGCGGATGAGGTAACTCCGGTAGGAGCGCTTTTCGGGTCGGCCGTTTTTAAAAACCACCCGGGCGCCGACACGATTCTTTTCACCCAGGTGGGAGATATCGTAACCTTCGATGAAAGCGGGAAAATTCCGCAGGCCCAGTTGCTGCCTGATCTTTTCCGCCAGCAAGCGATAATCGCTTTTCTGAATGAACAGGGCCAGGTTCTGCCAAGCCAGCTCCAGGATCCTTTTCTTGCGGCCCTGGCGGACGGTGCGGATGCGCACCCGGCGGCCGGCCTGGTCGGAGAACAGCTTTTCCAGCGCCTGCGCATGCCCCGGGAGCCTGGCAACGATGATTTCCCCGGGCAGCGGCCGGCGCTGGTAAAAATCGAGCAGGAAGCCCTTCAAAACCTCATCCTCGCCGCTGTCGATGGCCGGCAGGTTGAAATACTCGCTCTTGCGCACCTGGCCGCCCACAACGGCGAAATAGGCGAAAAACGCCTCGTCGCCCAGGCTGCTGGCGACCAGGATATCGCAATCGCCGCGGGCGCGGGTCGAAATGCAGGAGCGGGGCGAAAAACTTTCTATCAGCTCCAGGTCCTGCTTAATTTTCTGCGCATGCTCAAAATCCAGCGCCTCGGCATAGCGGCTCATCCGCTGCGCGAGCGCGACCGCGACCTTTCGTTTATGTCCCTTCAAAAAATCGACGGCATCCAGCACCTGCTGGCGGTAATGTCTTGGGTCGATCCTGCCGGCGCAGGGCGCCGAGCAGCGGTCGATATGGAAATACAGGCAGGGAACGCCTTTTTTAAAGGTGGAAGCGGCGCAGGAGCGGAGACGAAAAAGACGGGTGACGGTGTCGATCAGGTCCCTGGCCTTCTGGGAGCTGACCAGCGGGCCCAGTCCGTAGTTACCGGCAGCCACCCGGCGTGAAAAGTAGATCCCGGGAAAATTTTCATTCAGGGTGATCTCGATGAACGGGAAACTCTTGTCGTCCTTGAGCCGGATATTGAACGGGGGCTGATAGCTATGCACCAGGTTCGCTTCCAGCAGCAGGGCGTCGTCCTCGGCGGCGGTGACAACATAATCGATGTCGGCCGCCCGCTGCAGCAGGTTCTGCAAAAGGGGATTGTCCCTCTTTTGGAAATACTGGCCGACCCGTTTTTTCAGGTTGATCGCCTTGCCGATATAGAGGGTCTTTCCGGCCGCGGTCTTAAAAATATAGATCCCCGGTTTTTCGGGGAGGTCCTTTCTATTTTTCAGCACCTTTAGAGCCTTATAGCAAATTCTAACCCGGTAAAAACCGGATAAAAACCTTAGAAAATAAATTTTTTACATAAAAAGTTATGAAAAATTTATTTTAAGGTTTTAAAATTTGTTATCTTTTTAGAATAAATTTTGAATTTGCTATCTAAGGCTCTTATCCCCCCCTTGCGGGGGACTTTGCAGCTCTGCTGGTTTGGGCGGCTCTTTCTTGGCCGCCAGCCGGCGGTTGATCTTGGCGATCAGGCGCTGGGACTTTCTGGCGTACCTGGATTTGGCGTAATTGCCGACCAGGCGCTGGAAAAAAGAAAGCGCCGAATCCAGGTCCTCCATGGCCAGATAGGTTTTGCCGGTATAATAAAAAAGCTTGTCGTTCTTGGCGAAGTCGGGGTATTCGTCCATGACCTGCTTGAAGCGGGCGACGGCGCCGGGAAAAGACTTCATGACATAGTTGTAGTAGCCGATCTGGTAATAATGGCTGGCCAGGTTCTGGCGGCATTCATTTATTTTTTTCTTGGCTTCCTCGGCCTCAGCCGTGCCCGGGTACTGCTGGATGACGATTTCGAACGCCTTGATGGCGGAGAAGGTGCTGCTCTGATCGCGCTCCGGCTTTCTCATTTGCTTGTAGTAGCACATGCCGATCTGGTTCCTGGCGTACACGGCATCGGGAGAATACGGGAAGAGGCTGGCGTACTCCTGGTATTCGGCGGCGGCCATGACCAGCGACGCCGAATCGTTTTCCCTGAAGTAGGAATCGGCGATGCCCAGCTTGCCCTTGTTGGCGTAGGCCGAATCGGGGTACAATTGCATGATCTCCTTGAAAAGCAGGCGCGCTTTCTCGGGGTCCTTGCCGATGTATTTGACGGCATTCTCGTACATCATTTTGTCCGAACCTTTTTCGGATGGATCGACGTTGATGCTTTTCCTGGATCCGCAGCCCGCGGCAACCAGCACCGTCAGCAGCAGGGCCGGGACGAATAATTTTTTCATGTTTGACTCCATTGCAGCCGTTTTAGTAATTGGCCGATTTTTTTTTCTATGTTTTCAGCATGGTACAGATGCGTTCCAACCACGAACAGGTCGGCTCCCGCCTCCTTGAGCCGCGCGATGTTTTCCACGGTGATGCCGCCGTCCACCTGCAGCAGGCAGGGGCTTTGCCGGCGCAGCAGCTCCCGCTTCAGCTGGCGGACCCGCTCCAGGGTGGCGGCGATGAAAGTCTGGCCGCCTTTGCCGGGGAAAACGCTCATCAAGAGAACATAATCGATCGTATGCAAAAAAGGGTGCACCCGCTCCAGGGGAGTGTCGGGATTGAGCACCAAACCGGCCCGGCAACCTCTCTTTTTGATCAACCCGATCAGGCCTTCGCAGTCGGCGTCGGTCTCCAGGTGAAAGGAAAGCCACTCGGCCCCGGCCTCGATGAAACGCGGGACCATCCTGGCCGGATTGCTGACCATCAGGTGGGCATCCAGGCGGAAAGGGAATTTGTCCTTGAGGGCCCGAGCCAGCGTCGGCCCGAAGGAGATGGTGTCGACGAAATGCCCATCCATGATATCCAGGTGGATGAAATCGATGCCTTGGGCGACAAACGCGTTCAACTTGGCGTGCAGATCGAAAAAGTTCGTGGATAAGATGGACGGAAAAACGGGGTTCATTTGCTGACCTGAATGCCGATCAAGTTCTTGGCGCTGATTTCAAAGCCGGGTGATGGGAATTGCTTGAGAATGATCCCCGGCTTCAATCCGAAATAGGTGACTTCCTCGATTTTCGAGATCTTCAAGCCCTGGGTCTCGAAAAAAACGAGCACCCGATCCGCCGGTTTGCCGATCAGGTCGGGCATGATGAACGAAAGGCTCTCGGCGCCCTTGGAGACCAGCACGTCGATGGCGGAACCCTCCGCCATCCGGCTGGACGCCGGCAGCGACTGGCCGATCACGCAGTCCAACGGCACGTCGAAGCTGGAAATATAAGCGGTGTGCCCTTTTTTCAGCTTGCTGTTTTTGAGCAGGGCGTCGCACTCCTTCTGGTTCTTGGCGATCAGGTCGGGAACGACCGTCTGGCCGACCTCGGAAGCGACGAAAATCTTCAGCACCGATTTTTCCTTGACGCCGGAATCGGGTGCCGGGAACTGGTTGACCACGGTGTTGGGCAGGTAGGCCGAGCCGAAATCGCCGACGACCTTCTTGAGGATGATGCCTTTTTTCGCGGCGATGGTGTAGGCCTCGGCCAGCGTTTTGCCGATCAGGTCGGGAGCGTTGATTTCATCGCCCTTGACCAGCAGGCTGACGGTGAAATACACCGAGAGGGAAAAAACCGCGAAATATGAGCAGACGATCCCCGCGATTTTCCCGATCAGCACCACTTTCTTGTTCATCAGGCACTAAATTTAGCATATCGAGGCCCGAATTGCAATCCGGGCTGCAGGACCGTAGTCAGCGCGGGCGTTGGCGCAGCAGCCTTTCCACTTTGGAATAGACACAGCCGCAGTAATCCTGGTGCTTGACCCCGAGTTCCTTCCCCTGCCGGCGGCTGATGAGAAAGCCATTCTTCTTTTTGAAGTCTTCGCCGATAAAGGCGACGCCGGTCGCTTCGGCCAGGACATATCCCTGCTCGTTGATCTGCGCCGTCCGCTTGGAAGGACTGATCGACAGCGTCGAGGCCACGGCGTCAAAACCGTGCTCGCGGGCATGTTGAAAAGCCTTTTCCAGCCGGAAGCGGAAACACAGCGGACAGCGCGCCCCGCGCTCGGCTTCCCGTTCCAAGCCGCGGATGGCGGCAAACCAGCCGCGCGGCTCATAGGGAAAGTAGGTCACCGCCCAGGCGAACCGCTCGGCAAGCTTGACCAGTTCCAGGCGGCGGAACTCGAATTCCCCGAACGGCTGGATATTGGGATTGTAAAAAAAACCGCTGACCTCGAATTCCATCTGCAGCTTCTGCCAGACATAGATGGCGCAGGGGCCGCAGCAAATGTGCAGCAGGAGTTTCTTTTTCACCAGCCGTGTACCCTCTTCACTTCGTGCATCAGGATGCAGGCGCTGACGGCGACATTGAGCGAATCGATACGCGCCGCCTGCTCCAGGCGGATGAGCGGAAAGCGCGCCAGCAAGCTCCGCGCCAGCCCCTGTCCCTCGTTGCCGAAGAGCACCAGGCAGGGAAACTCCATGTTGGCGACGGCGAGCGGCCTGCCGCTGGCGTGCGATCCGGTCAGATAGATATGAACCTTCCGGGCCTGGGCCTCGGCCAGCAGTTCCTCGAGGCTGGGAAAAACCTGGAAGGGAACGTCGAGCAGAGCCGTTTGGGCGGCACGGACCACCTTGGGGTGGTTGGCGCGCACGCAGGCCCCGGCCATAACCAGGGCGGAGACGTTGAAAGCGGCCGCGCAGCGGAACACCGCGCCCAGGTTGGCCGGATCCTGGAGCGAATCGAAAGCAAAGACGATTTTCTGCTTTTGGAGATTGATCTCCCAGGCTGGCATCGCCAACACGGCGATGATCTCCGGTGGGGTTTTCAGTTCCGAGATTTTTTCCAGCACCGGGCGGCTGACCCGCCATTGCTCAACCACCGTTGCCGAAATTTCCGGCAGCCGTTTTTCCATCTCGGAGCTGTACACGAGCGTGCTCACGGTAAGCGGGCGCGCCAGGATGTCCCCGACCAGTTTTTCACCCTCGAAAAAAACAAGCTTTTCCCTGTTCTTCAGCAGCGCCTGCAGGCGCGGGTTGCTGCGCGAGGTTATTTCAATTTTCATTTTTGAAGCGGACGGCGGTCCGGCTCAAATTGGCCGTCCATTTCCGCTCGGGATCCAAGAGCTTGTATATCCGCGCGAAGCGCTCCTGCCCCTGGCGCGAGTAATCGATGGCCAATTCCAGGCTGTTTCCCGCGTCGGTCAGCCGCTCGCCGGCAAGCAGGTAGTCGCCCAGGTCCCCGCGGTGTTCGGCGGCCTCTGGCCAAAGGAAGCGCCATTCGATGAATTGCAGGTCCCGGTACAGCGACTTGTCGTCCAATACAAACCGGGCTTTGTCGAAGCACAGGTCCGTTTGCCCGTTGTTCAAGCAGGCCGCGATCTCCGCTTCGCCCATTTCACCGGCCACGAAAACCTCGACCAGCTCGGCAAAACCCTGGGCCCCGACCGGAAGCGGCGGCAGGGACGCCATCTTGATGCGCGGATGAAAACCTTCGCTGTACTTGAATAAAAGCCCGGACTTGCGCAGTAGCCTTTCGATGTATTGCATCAGGGCCAAGTGCGACAGGTAGCGCAGGTCGCCGGTCTTCTGATACTGGATGCGCAAGCGGCGGTAGCGGGCCGGGGTCGGAGGCGGGGGCGAAACCGGGACCAGCGGAGCCGGCGCCACTGCCGGGAATGTTTTTTTGGCGAATGAGCATCCGGCGCAGGCAGCGCAATCTTGCTGCGAGCATTCCGCCGTTTCCTGGGCCGACAGGGCGCGGCCGTACTCCGCGGCCAGGTAATCGCGGCTGAAATTCAACTGGATAAAATCCCAGGGAAGAACCGTCGTCGGCGTCAAGGCGGCAAGGAAATCGGTTCCCGCTTCGCCGCGGATCCATTTTTCCCAGACCGGAAAATGGAAATGGGCATCCCAAGCGGTGAAGGCTTCCCCTGCCCGGAAGACTTCCAGCAAAAGCTCGCCCACCCGGGCGTCGCCGCGTGCCAGGATGGTCTCGACGATGCCGAGCTGGGGAGAATGGAAATCAAGGTTCAGGTTTTTGTAGCGTTTCAGGCGGTTTTTCAGGTAGGCCACTTTTTCTTCCAATGTGCCGACATCCTCGCGGCCGGCCCATTGCAGCGGCGTATGCGGCTTGGGCACGAAGGAGGAGAAAGAGACGTGGATGGTGACCGTGGCCCGGCGCGAGCGGGCCTGAGCCAGGATTTTCTCGAGCAGCGCCGCGATGGCCTCGATGTCGTCCATGCCTTCGCCCGGCAAGCCGAGCATGAAATACATCTTCACTTTCTGCCAGCGGTGTTGCCAGGCGAAATCGAGGGCCTGGAAGATCTCCCCGTCGGTGACATGCTTGTTGAGCACGCGGCGCAGACGCTCGCTGCCCGCTTCCGGGACGATCGTCAGTCCGGTCTTGCGGAACCTGGCCAGCGTGGCCAGCAGCTCCTCGGTCAGGGTCGATGGCCGCAGCGAAGGAATGGAAAAGGATATGTCGGGCCGGATGAGGGCAGGGATCCGTCCCAGCAATTCCCGCAGATAGGGATAATCGCCCGAACTGAGCGATGAGAGCGAAAAAGATTCAAAACCGGTTTGGGACAGGGCCTTGCCGATGAAATCGACGGTCGGCTCGAGGTTTCGAGCCCGGAATGGGGCATAATAAGACTTGGCCTGGCAGAAACGGCAGTTCTGCGGGCAGCCGCGGGCGATCTCGACGTTCAGCCGGTTGAACACCACCTCGCAGATGGGGACGATCTCATGGGTCTCCGCCGGCAGGCGGTTCAAATCCGGGCAGATCCGTTTCACGATTTTTCGGCCACCGAGGTCGGGAACGAGAAAACAGCCGACTTGTTTCAATGGCACCAAGCTGGGCACATAGATCCCTTGCAGCGCGGCCAGGGACTGCAGCACCTGCTGACGCCGCAGCTTGTTTTCCCTGGCTTTTTTCAGCACGGCGATCAAATCCGGGAAAAGGGCTTCGCCGTCCCCGAAAGCGAAAAGATCAATGATCGCGCGCAATGGCTCCGGATTGGCCACCGCGATCCCGCCCGCCGCCACCAACGGCGCCCCCTCCTGCCGCTGCGCCGCGAGCAGGGGCAAACCGCTCAGGGCGAGCACGTGCAGCACATTGGTGAAATTGAGTTCGCTGGCCAGCGAAAAGCCGATCAGGTCGAAATCCTTGAGCGCGATCCTGTTTTCCAGCGAAAACAGCGAAACACCGCTCTCTTTGAAAACGGCCAGATTTTCCGGCTCGGGCAGAAAGGCCCTCTCGGCGTGAACGCCGTCCATGTTGTTGAGCAGATGGTACAGGATCTTCAGGCCCGAATGGCTCATGCCGATGGCATAGGTATCGGGGAAAACCAGGCAGATATTTATGTTGCTCCTGGCGAAGCCATCGCGGCAGGAATTGATTTCCCGCCCGATATAGGCCTGCGGGTTCTGAAGATGGGCAAGCAGCTCCTGGGCGTTCATGTCAGATAATTGTTTATTTTGATGCGGAAAATGATCGCTTCGCCGAGGTAAAAAGAAAGCAATGACGAACCGCCGTACGAGACAAAGGGCAGAGAGATCCCCAGGACCGGGAACAGGCCAATGGCCATGGCCACGTTGATCAGGAACTGAAAAAGGATCAAGCCGTTGAAGAGATATATGAAATAGAATTCCTCATCGCTTTGAAAATTAAACCTGAATTGCCGGTAAAAAACGAGGAAGAAAATGAAAAGCAGGACGGCGATGCTGATGAACCCCAGTTCCTCGCCAATGACCGAGATGATGAAATCGGTATGGCGGGCCGGCAAAAACTGATACTGGGATTGCGATCCCTTCAAGTAGCCCTTCCCGCTCAAGCCGCCCGAACCGATGGCGATCTTGGACTGGATGATCTGATAGCCGATGGACGTCTTGTACTTCGATGGATTCAAGAAAGAGACGATGCGGTTGCGCTGGTAGTTCTTCAGCACGGAATTCCAACCGACCGCCCCGCACAGCAAAGCCAGGATGAGCGACGTGATCAAGATCATCGGCCTGATTTTCTTCAGCAGGATGGTGATCGGGATCAAGGAACAGAGGATGAAGGAAACGCCCAGGTCGGGTTGCAACACGATCAGAAAAACCGGACCGGCCACGAGCAGGATCAGCAGGATGAACGTCTTCCAGTTGATATCCTGAAAGCGGACCAGGGTTTTGGCCAGGAAAAGAGCCAGGGGAATCTTGACGAACTCCGAAAACTGCATGCCGACCACGCCCAAGCGGAACCAGCTTTTTGTCCCGGCCGATATGCGGCCGGCAACGATCTGCAGGGCCAGGATGGCCAGAAGCCCGAGGTAGGCGGTGAGGGCATGGCGGAAGACGAAATCGATCTTCAGCGCAAAGACGACAAAAAAACCGGCCAGGGAAACGAACAGCCAGACGATCTGCTTGAGATAGTTGCTTTCCTTCAGGGGAAAGCCGGCGCTGAAAATCAGCACGATCCCGATCAGCGAGAGCAGCAGCAGCAGGACAAAAGTCCCCTTGTCGAAATATTTAAAGTAGTCCTTCATCGGCAAAATATTTTTGGTAAATCCGCGCCGCCAGCGGGGCGGCGATCGCGCCGGCATCGCCACCGTTCTCGATCAATACCACCATGGCCAGGCGGGGATTGTCCTTGGGCGCGAACGAGACGAACCAGGAATTGGGCATGAATCTTTTTTCCTTGGTCAGCATGTCGTAGTTCGGGTTCTCCTTGGCGATGATCTGCGAGGTGCCGGTCTTGCCGCAAATATCCAGGCCGGCGATCGCCGCCGCGCGGGCCGTCCCGCCCTCGTTGACCACGCGGAACAACCCCTCGACGACCAGTTGAAAATTTTCAGCGGCGATGGGCACCTGGGTGAATTCGGGCTTGAACTCGACGATCGTCTTCCCTTCCTTTTCGATCCTCTGCAGCAAGTGCAGGCGGGGTATCCGGCCGCGCAGGGCCACGGTGGCGATCATCTTGAGCAGTTGCACCGGAGTCACGTTCAGGCTGCCATGGCCGATGGCCACCGAAATCGTCTCGCCGGGAAACCAGCGCTGCTTCATGGTCTGCATTTTCCAGGCGCTGTCGGGCACCAGCCCCGTGTTCTCGCTGGGCATGTCGATGCCGCTCCGCTCCCCCAGCCCCATCATCCGCGCGTAACGGGCGATCGTGTCAATATCCAGGCGCTTGCCCAGATTGTAGAAAAAAATGTTGCAGGAGTTCTGCAGGGCGGAAACGATGTTCATGGTGCCGTGCCCGTACAGGTTCCAGCAATGGAATTCACGGCCGTAGAAATCCTGGCTGCCGGAACAATGCACCACCGTGGTTGGGCTGACGATCTTCTCCTGCAGCCCGGTCAGCGCCATGATGATCTTGAACACCGACCCCGGCGAATAGATCCCCTGCAAAAACTTGTTCTGCAAAGGCTTCTGCGGATCGTTGCTCAAGGCCAGCCATTGCTCCAAGGCCATTTCCTGCGAAAAAATTTCGGGGTTGAAGTCGGGCTTGCTGACCATGGCCAGGATGCCCCCATTGCGCAGGTCCACGACCCCGACGGCCCCGCTGGTATCGACGAACAACCCTTCGATGAACTTCTGCAAGTCGAGGTCCAGGGTCAACACCACGGTGGCCCCGATCACCGGTTTGATCTCGGACTCGACTTTTTGAATTTTTTCCAGGTTGTCCTTGATGACGATCTGGTTACCCTTCGTCCCCCTTAAAAACGGCTCGTACTGCTTCTCGATGCCGCTGCGGCCGACGAAGTCGCCCAGGGCATACTCCTTGCCCTCCTTGACGCCCAGTTCCGCTTCGGTTATCTCGGAGATGTAGCCCAGCACGTTCGCCGCGCAATTTTCGAACGGGTAGGTTCGCGTGGGTTCGACCCCGATCACGAATTCGGGGAATTCCTCCTGCCGGCTTTCGATGAAAATCACGGTGCCCCGGGGCAGGTTGGTTTTGATGGGGATGCGGTAGAATTGGGGGTATTTCTTGTATTTGGCGATGGTGGCGCGGATGACGATGGGATTTTTGCCGGAAAAAAAAGTGGCCAGGCGCAGGGTCTTTTCCATGTCGGTCACGTTCTCACGGACCAGATAGAGGGTGAAATTGATCTTGTTTTCAGACAACGCCACCCGCCGATGGTCCACGATCAGCCCGCGCGGAGCCGGGAGATCGATCGAGCGGGTGATGTTTTTTATGGCCAGGCGGCGGTAGTATTCATTGTTGACGATTTGAATGTTCCAGAAAGCGGCGATAATTCCCAGGAAAACAACGATCAAAAAAACGGCCGAGACCAAGCCCGACTTCTTGATGGTGGCGGGGGACAGCTTCCTTTTGCTAGGATACATCAAGGAGCGACTTGACTTTTTTAAGTCCCAGGATGACCGTGCCGATGAAGGCGGTGGCCAACGGCTGATAGATCAACAAGCTGGTTGTGGTCGTGTACTTGAAAATGAGGGCATAAAAAACATAGGCCACCACGTTCGACAGAAACAGGGAAAGCAAAATAAGCAGGAAAACAAATATGTTCTTTTTCAAATCCAGAAAGCGGGCGATCGTGTTCAGCAAATAAGCGGCCAGAGTGCGGGAAAATGAAAAAACCCCCATGATGCCGCCGGAAAGATAATCGGAGCACAAGCCGATCAACGAAGCGCTGATCACGCTTTTCATGAACCCCGATTTGGTGGCGATGTAAAAGACAACCAGATAGAGCAGATCGACATTGAGCCGCAATGACCGATAATATTTGGCGATGACCACTTGGCCGACCAGCATCAGCACAAAAAACGCGTAGCGAAAACGGTTATTCATGGGCCAACACAACCAGCTTCTTCAGCGGCTTATCGACAAAATACGGCCGGACCACGATCTTCTGAGCCAGGTAGTCCGACTCAATCTGGGTCACCTTCCCGAGCGGCAGGTAATTGGGATAAATCAGATCGGTGCCGGAGGTGACCACCTGGGCACCCAGCCGCACGGGTTTGCCGGCCAGCAAATAGTGAAAGCGGCAGTCCGGGCCATCGCTGCCCTTGATCAGACCTTCCAGCATATTGTCCTCGATGTAGGCACCGGCTCCGCCGATGGAACTGGTAATCAGGCGTACCGCGGCCGAGAACGCCGTGAGCGGCTCGACGATCTTGCCGACCAATTCGGCATCGCCGTTCAACACCACGTCGTTTTCGGCAAGGCCGGCGTGCAAGCCTTTGTCGATCATGAGCGAGCTGTAGGGGAAATTGACGTCGACCGCGATCACGGTGGCGGTGATAAAATGAGCGAATTTCCCCTGCAGCCCCTTGGGCAGGTTCAGCTCGCGGATCTGTTTTTTCAAAGCGTAGTTTTCGATTTTCAAATCGATCTGCTGCTTTTTCAGGAGCTGGTATTTCTTGTAAGCGTTTCGCAAAAACAGATAGCGGTACAACTCGGAGGAGACGAAATCGGACGACTTCTGGATCGTAAGCTGCAACGGTGTGATCATGTTGGCGATGATGGTTTGCAGCAGCGAATGTTTGTTTTTCAGGACGATCTGCGAAGAAATCAGGATCAGATTGACAAACAGGATGATGACCAGAACCAGCGATTTTTTTTCGGCGCTGAGTTCGTTTCTGTCCGGATTATAGGGCATTGCCGATTTTTTCCAGCAGCGGCAAATTCTCCAGAACTTTGCCGGCCCCCAGGACCACGGACGAGAGCGGGTCATCGGCAATAAAAATCGGCAGCAGCGTCTCCTCCCGGAACCGTTTGTCGAGGTTCTTGAGCAAGGCTCCGCCGCCGCAGAGAACGATGCCGCGATCGACGATATCGGCCGAAAGTTCGGGCGGGGTCCGTTCCAGGGTGTTCTTGACGACTTCAATCAGCGCCTGCACCACCCCTTCCAGGGCTTCACGGACCTCGCTGTCATTGATGCTCAGGGTTTTGGGAATGCCCTGCGCCAGATCCCGGCCCTTGATTTCCATTTCCAGGGGTTCATCCAGCGGGTAGGCCGAGCCGATCTTGATCTTGATCTGTTCGGCGGTCCGTTCGCCGATCAGCATGTTGTATTTCTTCTTGATGTACTGGATGATCGCTTCGTCCATTTCATTGCTGGCGATGCGGATCGACTTGGCGACGACGATGCCGGAAAGGGAAATGACGGCGACGTCGGTGGTGCCGCCGCCGATGTCGACGACCATGTTGCCGCCGGGCTCGGTGATGGGCAGGTCGGCGCCGATGGCGGCGGCCATGGCCTGTTCGATC
Coding sequences within:
- a CDS encoding epoxyqueuosine reductase QueH, which gives rise to MKKKLLLHICCGPCAIYVWQKLQMEFEVSGFFYNPNIQPFGEFEFRRLELVKLAERFAWAVTYFPYEPRGWFAAIRGLEREAERGARCPLCFRFRLEKAFQHAREHGFDAVASTLSISPSKRTAQINEQGYVLAEATGVAFIGEDFKKKNGFLISRRQGKELGVKHQDYCGCVYSKVERLLRQRPR
- the bamD gene encoding outer membrane protein assembly factor BamD; translation: MKKLFVPALLLTVLVAAGCGSRKSINVDPSEKGSDKMMYENAVKYIGKDPEKARLLFKEIMQLYPDSAYANKGKLGIADSYFRENDSASLVMAAAEYQEYASLFPYSPDAVYARNQIGMCYYKQMRKPERDQSSTFSAIKAFEIVIQQYPGTAEAEEAKKKINECRQNLASHYYQIGYYNYVMKSFPGAVARFKQVMDEYPDFAKNDKLFYYTGKTYLAMEDLDSALSFFQRLVGNYAKSRYARKSQRLIAKINRRLAAKKEPPKPAELQSPPQGGDKSLR
- a CDS encoding PASTA domain-containing protein, which gives rise to MNKKVVLIGKIAGIVCSYFAVFSLSVYFTVSLLVKGDEINAPDLIGKTLAEAYTIAAKKGIILKKVVGDFGSAYLPNTVVNQFPAPDSGVKEKSVLKIFVASEVGQTVVPDLIAKNQKECDALLKNSKLKKGHTAYISSFDVPLDCVIGQSLPASSRMAEGSAIDVLVSKGAESLSFIMPDLIGKPADRVLVFFETQGLKISKIEEVTYFGLKPGIILKQFPSPGFEISAKNLIGIQVSK
- the uvrC gene encoding excinuclease ABC subunit UvrC, translated to MLKNRKDLPEKPGIYIFKTAAGKTLYIGKAINLKKRVGQYFQKRDNPLLQNLLQRAADIDYVVTAAEDDALLLEANLVHSYQPPFNIRLKDDKSFPFIEITLNENFPGIYFSRRVAAGNYGLGPLVSSQKARDLIDTVTRLFRLRSCAASTFKKGVPCLYFHIDRCSAPCAGRIDPRHYRQQVLDAVDFLKGHKRKVAVALAQRMSRYAEALDFEHAQKIKQDLELIESFSPRSCISTRARGDCDILVASSLGDEAFFAYFAVVGGQVRKSEYFNLPAIDSGEDEVLKGFLLDFYQRRPLPGEIIVARLPGHAQALEKLFSDQAGRRVRIRTVRQGRKKRILELAWQNLALFIQKSDYRLLAEKIRQQLGLRNFPAFIEGYDISHLGEKNRVGARVVFKNGRPEKRSYRSYLIRGAGGGDTGALKEVLSRRFASETDQPHRVDPPDDFNAAEKRLKSWREQPDLLLIDGGRPQMAAARQVKEKLRLRSDLLALAKGEERIFMEDGSSLVLAPGSPAKFLFQNIRDEVHRRAITHHRRRRDVLSRGRREKLPG
- a CDS encoding TIGR03960 family B12-binding radical SAM protein, whose protein sequence is MNAQELLAHLQNPQAYIGREINSCRDGFARSNINICLVFPDTYAIGMSHSGLKILYHLLNNMDGVHAERAFLPEPENLAVFKESGVSLFSLENRIALKDFDLIGFSLASELNFTNVLHVLALSGLPLLAAQRQEGAPLVAAGGIAVANPEPLRAIIDLFAFGDGEALFPDLIAVLKKARENKLRRQQVLQSLAALQGIYVPSLVPLKQVGCFLVPDLGGRKIVKRICPDLNRLPAETHEIVPICEVVFNRLNVEIARGCPQNCRFCQAKSYYAPFRARNLEPTVDFIGKALSQTGFESFSLSSLSSGDYPYLRELLGRIPALIRPDISFSIPSLRPSTLTEELLATLARFRKTGLTIVPEAGSERLRRVLNKHVTDGEIFQALDFAWQHRWQKVKMYFMLGLPGEGMDDIEAIAALLEKILAQARSRRATVTIHVSFSSFVPKPHTPLQWAGREDVGTLEEKVAYLKNRLKRYKNLNLDFHSPQLGIVETILARGDARVGELLLEVFRAGEAFTAWDAHFHFPVWEKWIRGEAGTDFLAALTPTTVLPWDFIQLNFSRDYLAAEYGRALSAQETAECSQQDCAACAGCSFAKKTFPAVAPAPLVPVSPPPPTPARYRRLRIQYQKTGDLRYLSHLALMQYIERLLRKSGLLFKYSEGFHPRIKMASLPPLPVGAQGFAELVEVFVAGEMGEAEIAACLNNGQTDLCFDKARFVLDDKSLYRDLQFIEWRFLWPEAAEHRGDLGDYLLAGERLTDAGNSLELAIDYSRQGQERFARIYKLLDPERKWTANLSRTAVRFKNEN
- the rpe gene encoding ribulose-phosphate 3-epimerase, producing MNPVFPSILSTNFFDLHAKLNAFVAQGIDFIHLDIMDGHFVDTISFGPTLARALKDKFPFRLDAHLMVSNPARMVPRFIEAGAEWLSFHLETDADCEGLIGLIKKRGCRAGLVLNPDTPLERVHPFLHTIDYVLLMSVFPGKGGQTFIAATLERVRQLKRELLRRQSPCLLQVDGGITVENIARLKEAGADLFVVGTHLYHAENIEKKIGQLLKRLQWSQT
- a CDS encoding RNA methyltransferase, translating into MKIEITSRSNPRLQALLKNREKLVFFEGEKLVGDILARPLTVSTLVYSSEMEKRLPEISATVVEQWRVSRPVLEKISELKTPPEIIAVLAMPAWEINLQKQKIVFAFDSLQDPANLGAVFRCAAAFNVSALVMAGACVRANHPKVVRAAQTALLDVPFQVFPSLEELLAEAQARKVHIYLTGSHASGRPLAVANMEFPCLVLFGNEGQGLARSLLARFPLIRLEQAARIDSLNVAVSACILMHEVKRVHGW